A section of the Drosophila subobscura isolate 14011-0131.10 chromosome A, UCBerk_Dsub_1.0, whole genome shotgun sequence genome encodes:
- the LOC117903140 gene encoding uncharacterized protein LOC117903140 — translation MSRALDLCCCLLSLCSFIACFGALEMLNRIVHINADAPVHVAVRLPNDVSARCSRTIIVDNMQAPHLTWLELFYMRWTMVLTLFYSFVVMILIRAKYVSHFQINQITSNVMMLVGTGLAVVLLTSTMMLHERMPFVEVWCNNFVVYYLFFVDLNTFVGVLYFIYTSCRLLVNGVDGNEPPAIFM, via the exons ATGTCGCGAGCCCTGgacttgtgctgctgcctcctgtcGCTGTGCTCCTTT ATCGCCTGCTTTGGAGCCCTCGAAATGCTCAACAGGATTGTGCACATCAATGCGGATGCGCCCGTTCATGTGGCTGTGCGCTTGCCGAATGACGTCTCGGCACGCTGCAGCAGGACCATAATTGTGGACAACATGCAGGCGCCGCATCTCACCTGGCTGGAGCTCTTCTACATGCGCTGGACAATGGTGCTGACGCTGTTCTACTCGTTCGTTGTCATGATACTGATTCGCGCCAAATACGTGAGCCACTTTCAGATCAATCAGATCACCTCCAATGTG ATGATGCTTGTGGGCACTGGCCTGGCCGTTGTTCTGCTCACTTCCACCATGATGCTGCACGAGCGCATGCCCTTTGTGGAGGTGTGGTGCAACAACTTCGTCGTCTACTATCTGTTCTTTGTCGATCTGAACACCTTCGTGGGCGTCCTCTACTTCATTTACacctcctgccgcctgcttgTGAACGGCGTCGACGGGAACGAGCCGCCAGCCATTTTCATGTGA
- the LOC117903119 gene encoding mitoguardin translates to MHRNVPATWTGSLLPFRVSTTTKVVIFSLTAGVALMGVLSRFLRRRKPPRPPRRARKYTNRRTRNSMRSPNDLLSIAGSKASARSGSPVGSTIAYSDRLSMASGSIGIMGASGTNAGPTAVTQLTVQQLGVMGMEALDTVINFWEDALAAHYSPGGFPASLTTAEDSEFCREIQNLLEMAYTLQEQSELLFLDQRSVLFREEHSIDEAEEDRLTAGGGGGGGVGGDDEDRNSRKSGSVLSRAGSDPNFDSAESFASALDQVADLREFDGFIETSYEEYPLFQSALKHHDEYTVPCRTIRAELVHCSTDTEYLAKLHCVRLAFQFLFKDPAVGQWICDAGRQILTDLLCLGDKDTKEFLVGYEDMVNFLKDPNAWPLIQMELEQRNVKAMTFYDICLDFIILDSFKDLDTPPASVTAVVQNRWLSNGFKETALTTAVWSVLKAKKRMLKFPNGFMSHFYVISEQISPLMAWGFFGPNENLRDICHYFREQLLSFLVDIFSFQKSRFTTIEDFSQDVLQHMQTRVNNIGVKFSQ, encoded by the exons ATGCATCGCAACGTACCGGCAACATGGACCGGCAGCCTGCTGCCCTTCCGTGTCTCCACCACAACAAAG GTCGTCATCTTCTCCCTGACCGCTGGCGTGGCTCTGATGGGCGTTCTATCGCGTTTCTTGCGTCGCCGCAAGCCACCACGTCCGCCGCGTCGGGCCAGGAAGTATACAAATCGTAGGACGAGGAACAGCATGCGCAGTCCCAATGATCTGCTGTCGATTGCCGGCTCCAAGGCCTCGGCACGCTCGGGCAGCCCGGTAGGCTCGACAATCGCCTATTCGGATCGCCTGTCCATGGCGTCGGGCTCCATTGGCATTATGGGTGCGAGTGGCACGAATGCTGGGCCCACGGCTGTCACCCAGCTGACCGTACAGCAGCTGGGCGTCATGGGCATGGAGGCCCTGGACACGGTCATCAACTTCTGGGAGGATGCACTGGCCGCACACTATTCGCCGGGCGGATTTCCCGCCTCGCTGACCACGGCCGAGGACTCGGAGTTCTGTCGCGAGATCCAGAACCTTCTGGAGATGGCCTACACGCTGCAGGAGCAGAGTGAGCTGCTCTTCCTGGACCAGCGATCGGTGCTGTTTCGCGAGGAACATTCCATAGACGAGGCCGAGGAGGATCGCCTCACTgccggcggtggcggtggcggtggcgtcgGCGGCGATGACGAGGATCGCAACTCCCGCAAGTCGGGCAGCGTCCTCAGCAGAGCCGGCTCCGATCCGAATTTCGATTCAGCGGAGAGTTTCGCCTCGGCGCTGGACCAGGTGGCCGACCTGCGTGAGTTTGATGGCTTTATCGAGACCTCGTACGAGGAGTATCCGCTGTTCCAGAGCGCCCTGAAGCACCACGATGAGTACACCGTGCCGTGTCGCACCATTCGAGCGGAGCTAGTGCACTGCAGCACCGACACCGAGTACCTGGCGAAGCTCCACTGCGTTCGTCTGGCCTTTCAGTTTCTCTTCAAGGACCCGGCCGTGGGCCAGTGGATCTGCGATGCGGGCAGGCAGATCCTCACCGATCTGCTCTGTCTGGGCGACAAGGACACGAAGGAGTTTCTCGTTGGCTACGAGGACATGGTGAACTTCCTGAAGGACCCCAATGCCTGGCCCCTGATccaaatggagctggagcagcgcaACGTCAAGGCAATGACCTTCTACGACATCTGCCTGGACTTTATCATCCTCGACTCGTTCAAGGACCTGGACACGCCGCCGGCCAGTGTCACGGCTGTCGTCCAAAATCGTTGGCTCTCCAATGGCTTCAAGGAGACG GCTCTGACGACGGCCGTGTGGTCGGTGCTGAAGGCGAAGAAGCGGATGCTGAAGTTCCCCAATGGATTCATGTCCCACTTCTATGTGATATCCGAGCAGATATCACCGCTGATGGCGTGGGGCTTCTTTGGGCCCAACGAGAATCTGCGCGACATTTGTCACTACTTCCgcgagcagctgctgtcctTCCTGGTGGACATCTTCAGCTTCCAGAAGAGTCGCTTCACCACCATCGAGGACTTCTCGCAGGATGTCCTGCAGCACATGCAGACGCGCGTCAACAACATAGGCGTGAAGTTTAGCCAGTAG